Proteins co-encoded in one Candidatus Thiodictyon syntrophicum genomic window:
- a CDS encoding GNAT family N-acetyltransferase, translating into MTDQSAIRFESKLLRRLSLPELRRLRVLTAGGKQSHLLAVLRERPACARCFLAWEGEEIVAWSLARWFAPFAQAPRNAHISVFVDPDWRRRGLGRRLLGQAVEFAAAHRLRPWVYAGQAEQSAFFRACDHRADVVSTPFPVR; encoded by the coding sequence ATGACCGACCAGTCCGCCATCCGATTTGAATCCAAGCTGTTGCGGCGTCTGAGCCTGCCCGAACTCAGACGGCTGCGGGTCCTGACCGCGGGGGGCAAGCAGTCACATCTATTGGCGGTACTGCGCGAGCGTCCCGCCTGTGCCCGGTGTTTCCTGGCCTGGGAGGGCGAGGAGATCGTCGCCTGGAGCCTGGCGCGCTGGTTCGCGCCCTTTGCGCAGGCGCCGCGTAATGCCCATATCAGCGTCTTTGTGGACCCGGACTGGCGGCGCCGTGGGCTCGGCCGACGGCTGCTGGGTCAGGCGGTCGAGTTCGCCGCCGCCCATCGGCTGCGGCCCTGGGTCTATGCCGGCCAGGCGGAGCAGTCGGCCTTTTTTCGCGCCTGCGACCACCGGGCGGACGTGGTGTCCACCCCCTTCCCGGTACGTTAG
- a CDS encoding patatin-like phospholipase family protein, which yields MSGSRMPSLWLLVSLLLLGGCATRPINPPITQTDSSAGYRWETRQPRDRNKENLVILAFSGGGTRAAAFSYGVLESLRRTEVVGPQGNKVRLLDAVDAITGVSGGSFTALAYGLYGDRLFDDYEQRFLKRDVQGEIVARTLSPSNWARLGSTAWGRSELAAELYDEVLFNGATFGDLDRGQGPLIVASATDISTGSRFVFSQRVFDVLCSDLNAVRLSRAAAASSAVPVVLSPVTINNYGGTCQSTTPEWVKPFLVSDHPPRPAARAIRALQAEQRFRDLIALTGLHPRPCRSRVRMPIKSPRASSQATEISLMTTARGGRGGSAGRSAYCLATRLNSAGARPASPGRRPARDS from the coding sequence ATGTCTGGCTCAAGAATGCCATCATTGTGGCTGCTGGTGTCGCTGTTGCTGCTTGGCGGTTGCGCAACCCGCCCGATCAATCCGCCGATCACCCAGACGGACTCGAGCGCCGGCTACCGCTGGGAGACGCGCCAGCCGCGGGACAGGAACAAAGAGAATCTGGTCATCCTCGCCTTTTCGGGAGGGGGTACCCGCGCCGCCGCCTTCTCGTACGGCGTCCTGGAGTCCCTGCGGCGGACCGAGGTGGTCGGACCGCAGGGCAACAAGGTCCGCCTGCTCGACGCGGTGGACGCCATTACCGGCGTTTCGGGTGGGAGCTTCACGGCGCTCGCCTATGGTCTCTACGGCGACCGGCTGTTCGATGACTACGAGCAACGCTTCCTCAAGCGCGATGTGCAGGGCGAGATCGTCGCACGCACGCTCAGTCCGTCGAATTGGGCCCGGCTCGGGTCGACCGCTTGGGGTCGTTCCGAATTGGCGGCCGAGCTTTACGACGAGGTCCTGTTCAACGGTGCCACCTTCGGCGATCTCGACCGTGGCCAAGGCCCTCTGATCGTTGCGTCCGCTACCGACATCTCCACCGGCTCCCGTTTCGTCTTCAGCCAGCGCGTCTTCGACGTCCTGTGCTCGGATCTTAATGCGGTCCGGCTCTCCCGCGCCGCGGCCGCCTCGTCGGCGGTGCCCGTCGTGCTCTCGCCGGTCACGATCAACAACTATGGCGGTACCTGTCAGTCGACCACGCCCGAGTGGGTTAAGCCCTTTCTGGTCTCCGACCACCCGCCGCGGCCCGCCGCCCGCGCGATCCGCGCGCTCCAGGCCGAGCAACGCTTTCGCGACTTGATCGCATTGACGGGTTTGCACCCCCGGCCATGCCGTAGCAGGGTCAGGATGCCGATTAAGAGTCCGAGGGCGAGCAGCCAAGCAACCGAAATCTCACTCATGACGACCGCCAGGGGTGGGCGGGGCGGGTCGGCAGGCCGTTCTGCTTATTGCCTTGCGACCCGACTGAACTCCGCAGGGGCGCGACCTGCCAGCCCGGGGCGGCGCCCCGCGCGCGATTCATAG
- a CDS encoding copper chaperone PCu(A)C, producing the protein MSRSRVRSLFTVALLALAPVVWAAGPAAVTVSDPYARAVPPGQPNSGVFMTLRNASDQPRALVAAKSPAAKTVELHTHTNDGGVMRMRKIERIEIPAGASVQLKPGGLHVMLIGLNGDLTPGGTVALDLSFDDGSQAQVQAPVRTIETAPMAPMAH; encoded by the coding sequence ATGTCCCGTTCCCGCGTCCGTTCCCTGTTCACCGTCGCCCTGCTCGCCCTGGCCCCCGTGGTCTGGGCCGCGGGCCCCGCCGCCGTCACCGTCAGCGACCCCTATGCCCGCGCCGTCCCGCCCGGCCAGCCCAACAGCGGCGTGTTCATGACACTACGCAATGCCTCCGACCAGCCCCGCGCCCTGGTCGCGGCCAAGAGCCCGGCGGCCAAGACGGTGGAGTTGCATACCCACACCAACGACGGCGGCGTCATGCGCATGCGCAAGATCGAGCGCATCGAGATCCCCGCCGGGGCGAGCGTGCAACTCAAACCGGGCGGCCTGCACGTCATGCTGATCGGCCTGAACGGCGACCTCACACCCGGCGGCACCGTGGCGCTCGACCTGTCATTCGACGACGGCAGCCAGGCCCAGGTCCAGGCCCCGGTACGCACCATCGAGACCGCGCCGATGGCGCCCATGGCCCACTGA
- a CDS encoding transporter encodes MRITASAPCCPTPGSRLNYWSINPIVGAAYSNPKTGFNAALHGGVLFNTQNPDTDYRSGTLVHLEGSVQQLFPAGKGFLSLGLEGFWVEQVTADSGQRTASDPRRLQGPHGRPRASAWICAPFG; translated from the coding sequence GTGCGTATTACAGCGTCGGCGCCATGCTGCCCTACACCTGGATCACGGCTCAACTACTGGAGCATCAATCCCATCGTCGGCGCCGCCTACAGCAACCCCAAGACCGGCTTCAACGCGGCCCTGCATGGCGGAGTCTTGTTCAACACGCAGAACCCGGACACCGACTACCGAAGCGGCACGCTGGTGCATCTGGAGGGCAGCGTCCAGCAGCTCTTCCCCGCGGGGAAAGGCTTTCTCAGCCTGGGCCTCGAAGGCTTCTGGGTGGAGCAGGTGACCGCAGACAGCGGACAGCGGACAGCGTCCGATCCTCGGCGACTTCAAGGGCCGCACGGCCGGCCTCGGGCCAGTGCTTGGATATGTGCTCCCTTTGGGTAA
- a CDS encoding transporter produces MLGDFKGRTAGLGPVLGYVLPLGKQNFVTELRWLRELDTRNRLAGDYVWLKLVYQS; encoded by the coding sequence ATCCTCGGCGACTTCAAGGGCCGCACGGCCGGCCTCGGGCCAGTGCTTGGATATGTGCTCCCTTTGGGTAAGCAGAATTTCGTCACCGAACTGCGATGGCTCCGGGAGTTGGATACCAGGAACCGGCTCGCGGGGGACTACGTCTGGCTCAAGCTCGTCTATCAGTCTTAG
- a CDS encoding Rrf2 family transcriptional regulator: MRLSTKGRYAVTAMLDLALHSGNGPVTLADISVNQGISLSYLEQLFAALRAKQLVRGVRGPGGGYYLGRPATEVSIADIICAVDEWVEFTRCGGRENCRAGQPCLTHQLWDQLSDEIFHFLSGITLADLVERGRIERAKAARPEVAEAPPGKRRAA, translated from the coding sequence ATGAGACTTTCGACGAAAGGTAGATACGCGGTGACCGCCATGCTCGACCTGGCGCTGCATTCCGGCAACGGCCCGGTGACCCTGGCGGATATTTCGGTCAATCAAGGGATCTCCCTGTCCTACCTCGAGCAACTGTTTGCCGCCTTGCGCGCCAAGCAGTTGGTACGCGGGGTCCGCGGTCCCGGCGGCGGCTACTACCTCGGGCGGCCCGCCACCGAGGTGTCCATCGCCGACATCATCTGTGCCGTCGACGAGTGGGTTGAGTTCACCCGCTGCGGCGGGCGTGAGAACTGCCGGGCGGGGCAGCCGTGCCTGACCCACCAGCTGTGGGACCAGCTCAGCGATGAAATCTTTCATTTTCTGAGTGGTATCACCCTGGCGGACCTGGTCGAGCGGGGACGTATCGAACGCGCCAAGGCGGCGCGCCCCGAAGTGGCCGAGGCGCCCCCCGGGAAGCGTCGCGCCGCCTGA
- the prmB gene encoding 50S ribosomal protein L3 N(5)-glutamine methyltransferase codes for MAEQPDGLITIQDYIRWGATRFNRAGLWFGHGTDNALDEAAQLVLSCLELEPGLPTAFRECRLTPAERVSVADLIERRITERVPAAYLTGRAWFAGLAFEVNDQVLVPRSPIAELVEAGFDPWIDSARVGRVLDLCAGSGCIGIAAALFLPDADVDLVDISPAALEVARRNVARHGVGDRVRVLESNLFDALAGQRYDVIVSNPPYVARAELAALPPEYHREPALGLLGGEDGLDLVLLILQEAGRHLSEGGILILEVGNAAQELERRLPRVPWTWLEFERGGEGVLLLTREQLTLHQSAFEEA; via the coding sequence ATGGCCGAACAGCCTGACGGGTTGATTACGATCCAAGACTACATCCGCTGGGGGGCGACCCGGTTCAACCGGGCCGGGCTCTGGTTCGGACACGGGACGGACAATGCCCTGGACGAAGCGGCGCAACTGGTTTTGAGTTGCCTGGAACTTGAGCCCGGGCTGCCGACCGCCTTTCGGGAGTGCCGCCTGACCCCGGCTGAGCGCGTGAGCGTGGCCGACCTGATCGAGCGGCGGATCACCGAGCGGGTGCCGGCCGCCTATCTCACCGGGCGCGCCTGGTTTGCCGGGCTGGCGTTCGAGGTCAACGACCAGGTGCTGGTGCCCCGCTCCCCGATCGCCGAACTGGTCGAGGCCGGCTTCGATCCCTGGATCGACTCGGCACGGGTGGGGCGGGTGCTGGATCTCTGTGCCGGCAGCGGTTGTATCGGGATCGCCGCGGCGCTCTTTCTGCCGGATGCGGACGTCGATCTGGTCGATATCTCGCCCGCGGCCCTGGAGGTCGCCCGCCGCAACGTGGCGCGCCACGGGGTAGGGGATCGGGTGCGGGTCCTGGAGTCGAACCTGTTCGACGCGCTGGCGGGTCAGCGCTATGACGTCATCGTCTCCAATCCGCCCTATGTCGCGCGTGCGGAACTCGCGGCGCTCCCCCCCGAATATCACCGCGAGCCGGCACTGGGCCTGCTGGGGGGTGAGGACGGACTGGACCTGGTGCTGCTGATCCTGCAGGAGGCCGGCCGCCACTTGAGCGAGGGGGGCATCCTGATCCTGGAGGTCGGCAACGCGGCCCAGGAACTGGAACGGCGCCTGCCGCGGGTGCCCTGGACCTGGCTCGAGTTCGAGCGCGGCGGGGAGGGCGTCTTATTGTTGACCCGCGAGCAACTTACCCTGCACCAGAGCGCGTTCGAGGAGGCTTGA
- a CDS encoding zinc-dependent peptidase, protein MGCLSGWWRRRILARQRRRYAPAERAAAWAALPLLAGLPPEQAARLAELALLFLRDKTFEPVQGLVLTARMRLIIALQACLPILELGLDWYRGWYAVIVYPEQFVSGQEYMDADGLVWVDDQVKSGEAWERGPVILSWADVAAGLELDGYNVVVHEMAHKLDLRDGVANGRPPLHADMSGGAWSQALSAAFADLGRRLDTGGDTPLDPYGAESPGEFFAVASEAFFETPALLDAQYPAVYAQLRAFYRQDPLARLGR, encoded by the coding sequence ATGGGTTGTCTGAGCGGCTGGTGGCGGCGGCGCATCCTGGCGCGGCAGCGGCGGCGCTATGCCCCGGCCGAGCGGGCGGCGGCCTGGGCGGCGCTCCCGCTGCTGGCCGGGCTGCCCCCGGAGCAGGCCGCCCGGCTGGCCGAACTGGCGCTGCTGTTCCTGCGCGACAAGACCTTCGAGCCGGTGCAAGGGCTGGTCCTGACCGCGCGGATGCGCCTGATCATCGCCCTGCAGGCCTGTCTGCCGATCCTGGAGTTGGGGCTCGACTGGTATCGCGGCTGGTATGCGGTGATCGTCTATCCGGAGCAGTTCGTGTCCGGTCAAGAATACATGGACGCCGACGGGCTGGTCTGGGTGGACGATCAGGTCAAGAGCGGGGAGGCCTGGGAGCGGGGGCCGGTCATCCTGTCCTGGGCGGACGTGGCGGCGGGCCTGGAACTGGACGGCTACAACGTCGTGGTGCATGAGATGGCCCACAAGCTCGACCTGCGCGACGGGGTCGCCAATGGCCGCCCGCCGCTGCACGCCGACATGTCGGGCGGGGCCTGGTCGCAGGCCCTGTCCGCCGCCTTCGCGGACCTGGGGCGGCGCCTGGATACGGGGGGGGACACCCCGCTCGACCCCTACGGCGCCGAGTCGCCGGGTGAGTTTTTTGCGGTCGCCAGCGAGGCCTTTTTCGAGACTCCGGCCCTGTTGGACGCGCAGTACCCGGCGGTCTACGCCCAACTGCGCGCCTTCTATCGGCAGGACCCGCTGGCACGGCTGGGTCGGTGA
- a CDS encoding AraC family transcriptional regulator yields the protein MFSGAASTGIDSTGGRGTPLALAGIQDTDDPCCWERSGQPWEVIGTPLGSGSFRIRKVFLATPNCMLYRESCATRFRVQALSPEGMLACAVPVKPGSQTSYFRRPLHERGLPATLPTGLEAMLDQGQEHLLFLVQRSLLCRHLPPEQVELLEAGAAARVLPACAETVRGLGRWLNGILARVHGSPEMLRYPAAVVALERELVLGFAARVLPPECRALPRRKSRRRRGYDRAIEAIRYADLTTLDLGGLCAAAGVGARALEYAFRENLGVSPGTFIRQLRLHALRRALLASAAGESTVTELAYHLGFTQLGRLAAHYRSVFGEPPSSTLARPFPGDYPPFWMGHPGGGTSATVVNTFP from the coding sequence GTGTTTTCGGGCGCAGCTTCGACCGGGATCGATTCGACGGGCGGGCGGGGCACCCCGTTGGCGTTGGCCGGCATCCAGGACACCGACGATCCCTGCTGCTGGGAGCGCAGCGGCCAGCCCTGGGAGGTCATCGGCACCCCGCTCGGCAGCGGGTCCTTTCGGATCCGCAAGGTCTTCCTCGCCACGCCCAACTGCATGCTTTACCGCGAGTCGTGCGCGACCCGGTTTCGGGTTCAGGCGCTCTCGCCCGAGGGGATGCTCGCCTGCGCGGTACCCGTCAAGCCGGGCAGTCAGACCTCGTACTTCAGACGGCCCTTGCACGAGCGCGGGTTGCCCGCCACCCTGCCCACGGGGCTGGAGGCGATGCTTGACCAGGGCCAAGAGCATCTGCTGTTCCTGGTGCAGCGGTCGCTGCTGTGCCGGCACCTGCCCCCGGAGCAGGTAGAACTGCTGGAGGCCGGGGCTGCGGCACGCGTGCTGCCCGCCTGTGCCGAGACCGTCCGGGGCCTGGGTCGTTGGCTGAACGGGATCCTGGCTCGCGTTCATGGGTCGCCGGAGATGCTCCGATACCCCGCAGCCGTGGTGGCCCTGGAGCGGGAACTGGTGCTGGGATTTGCGGCGCGCGTCCTGCCGCCGGAGTGCCGTGCCTTGCCTAGACGGAAGTCCCGCCGGCGGCGCGGCTACGACCGCGCAATCGAGGCGATTCGCTACGCGGACCTGACGACTTTGGACCTGGGCGGTTTGTGCGCCGCGGCGGGGGTGGGCGCCCGCGCTCTGGAGTATGCCTTTCGCGAGAATCTGGGCGTCTCCCCGGGGACCTTCATCCGGCAACTGCGCCTGCATGCCCTGCGCCGAGCCCTGCTCGCAAGCGCCGCGGGGGAATCGACGGTCACCGAGCTCGCCTATCACCTCGGGTTCACCCAGCTTGGGCGCCTGGCTGCCCACTATCGCAGTGTCTTCGGCGAACCGCCCTCCAGCACCCTGGCTCGCCCCTTCCCCGGCGATTACCCGCCCTTCTGGATGGGGCACCCCGGCGGCGGGACCAGCGCGACCGTGGTCAACACGTTCCCGTAG
- a CDS encoding arylsulfatase has product MMQQEDSRRHRRRRLLGALGLTLTALGALSGAVAADKPNILVVWGDDVGQSNISTYTHGLMGYQTPNIDRIASEGMTFTDYYGEQSCTAGRSSFITGQSVFRTGLSKVGMPGADEGMQIQDPTIAGLLKAQGYATGQFGKNHLGDKDPMLPTNNGFDEFFGNLYHLNAEEEPENADYPKDPEFRKRFGPRGVIHSWALPDGTQKIEDTGPLTRKRMETVDDETSERALGFIEEQTKAGKPWFVWWNGTRMHFRTHVKQELRGISGQDEYSDGMVEHDLHIGKFLKKLDALGIADNTIVFYSTDNGPHMNTWPDAAMTPFRGEKNTNWEGGWRVPAMVRWPGHIKAGTWSNQIVHHMDWLPTFLAIAGAPDVKAKLLTGYQANGRDYRVHLDGYNILPMLTGAVKDSPRKEIFYFSDDGDMTALRYNDWKAIFLEQRAEATFQSWREPFVHLRVPLLVNLRRDPYERGMVTSNTYDDWFLERSFLLIAAKDYVGKFMMTFKEYPPRQKAGSFNLDKVMEQLTRPRAD; this is encoded by the coding sequence ATGATGCAACAAGAAGATTCGCGGCGACACCGCCGTCGCCGCTTACTCGGCGCCCTCGGCCTGACCCTGACCGCGCTGGGAGCCCTGTCCGGCGCCGTGGCGGCCGACAAACCCAACATCCTGGTCGTCTGGGGCGACGACGTCGGCCAGTCGAACATCAGCACCTACACCCATGGGCTGATGGGCTATCAGACCCCCAACATCGACCGCATCGCCTCTGAAGGCATGACCTTCACCGACTACTACGGCGAGCAGTCCTGCACCGCCGGCCGCTCCTCCTTCATCACGGGTCAGAGCGTCTTCCGCACGGGGCTCTCCAAGGTCGGCATGCCCGGGGCTGACGAGGGGATGCAGATCCAGGACCCGACCATCGCCGGCCTCTTGAAGGCACAAGGCTATGCGACCGGGCAGTTCGGCAAGAATCACCTGGGCGACAAGGACCCAATGCTGCCGACCAACAACGGCTTCGACGAGTTCTTCGGCAATCTCTATCACCTCAACGCCGAGGAGGAGCCGGAGAACGCGGACTATCCGAAGGACCCCGAGTTCCGCAAACGCTTCGGCCCGCGCGGCGTCATCCATTCCTGGGCACTGCCGGACGGCACCCAGAAGATCGAGGACACCGGCCCCCTGACCAGGAAGCGCATGGAGACGGTGGACGACGAGACCTCGGAGCGCGCGCTCGGCTTCATCGAGGAACAGACCAAGGCCGGCAAGCCCTGGTTCGTCTGGTGGAACGGCACCCGCATGCACTTCCGTACGCACGTCAAGCAGGAGCTGCGCGGCATCTCGGGGCAGGACGAATACTCTGACGGCATGGTCGAGCATGACCTGCACATCGGCAAGTTCCTCAAAAAACTCGACGCGCTGGGGATCGCCGACAACACCATCGTCTTCTACTCCACCGATAACGGCCCGCACATGAACACCTGGCCGGATGCGGCCATGACGCCCTTCCGCGGCGAGAAGAACACCAACTGGGAAGGCGGCTGGCGCGTCCCCGCGATGGTGCGTTGGCCGGGGCACATCAAGGCCGGGACCTGGAGCAACCAGATCGTCCATCACATGGACTGGCTGCCGACCTTCCTGGCCATCGCCGGCGCGCCCGACGTAAAGGCGAAGCTCCTCACCGGCTATCAGGCGAACGGCCGCGACTACCGGGTCCACCTCGACGGCTACAACATCCTGCCGATGTTGACCGGTGCGGTGAAGGACAGCCCGCGCAAGGAGATTTTCTACTTCTCCGACGACGGCGATATGACCGCCCTGCGCTACAACGACTGGAAGGCGATCTTCCTGGAGCAGCGCGCGGAGGCAACCTTCCAGTCCTGGCGCGAGCCCTTCGTGCATCTGCGCGTACCGCTGCTCGTGAACCTGCGCCGCGACCCCTACGAGCGCGGCATGGTGACCTCCAACACCTATGACGACTGGTTCCTGGAACGGTCCTTCCTGCTGATCGCGGCAAAGGATTACGTCGGCAAGTTCATGATGACCTTCAAGGAGTACCCGCCCAGGCAGAAGGCCGGGAGCTTCAATCTGGACAAGGTGATGGAGCAGTTGACCCGTCCACGCGCGGACTGA
- a CDS encoding HAD family hydrolase: MRHLLTLVALLAFSALASAEPLPSWTDGPTRTTITAFVEDVTTASSPSFVPPAERIAVFDNDGTLWVEQPMYTQLAFIIDRVKALAPEHPEWKQEQPFKALLEGDLKALQASGMNGVTKLLAATHANMTTTEFERIVSDWIASARHPRFDRLYTQVVYQPMLELLDYLRANGFKTFIVSGGGIDFMRAWTEPVYGIPPEQVVGSQIAMQYKVQDGMPVLMRQPEVAFIDDNAGKPVGIQRHIGRRPILAFGNSDGDYQMLEWTTAGAGKRLGLILHHDDGEREYAYDRESHVGRLSKGLDDAVSKGWTLVSMKRDWSRVFPVAPEVSPSTPGGGHE, from the coding sequence ATGCGCCATCTTCTGACCCTCGTCGCCCTGCTGGCCTTCAGTGCACTCGCGAGCGCCGAGCCGCTCCCATCCTGGACGGACGGACCGACCAGGACCACGATCACCGCATTCGTCGAAGACGTGACGACCGCAAGCAGCCCAAGCTTCGTGCCCCCGGCCGAGCGCATTGCCGTCTTCGACAACGACGGCACCCTCTGGGTCGAGCAGCCCATGTACACCCAACTCGCCTTCATCATCGACCGCGTCAAGGCACTCGCCCCCGAACATCCGGAGTGGAAGCAAGAACAGCCGTTCAAGGCGCTGCTGGAGGGTGATCTGAAGGCACTGCAGGCAAGCGGCATGAATGGCGTGACGAAGCTGCTGGCCGCCACCCACGCGAACATGACCACCACGGAATTCGAGCGGATCGTCAGCGACTGGATCGCCTCCGCGCGCCACCCCCGCTTCGACCGGCTCTACACCCAGGTCGTCTACCAGCCCATGCTGGAACTGCTGGACTACCTGCGCGCCAACGGCTTCAAGACCTTCATCGTCTCCGGCGGCGGGATCGATTTCATGCGGGCCTGGACCGAGCCGGTCTACGGCATCCCGCCGGAACAGGTTGTCGGGTCGCAGATCGCCATGCAATACAAGGTGCAAGACGGCATGCCCGTGCTGATGCGTCAGCCGGAGGTCGCCTTCATCGACGATAACGCGGGCAAGCCCGTCGGCATCCAGCGCCACATTGGACGCCGGCCCATTCTGGCCTTCGGTAACTCGGACGGCGATTACCAAATGCTCGAGTGGACGACTGCCGGTGCCGGCAAGCGGCTGGGACTCATCCTCCACCACGACGACGGCGAGCGGGAGTACGCCTACGACCGCGAAAGCCATGTCGGACGCCTCTCTAAAGGCCTCGACGACGCCGTTTCCAAGGGCTGGACCCTGGTCTCTATGAAACGCGACTGGAGCCGGGTCTTCCCGGTCGCACCCGAGGTCTCGCCGAGCACACCTGGCGGTGGTCATGAGTGA
- a CDS encoding SCO family protein → MKRTLLTLAVLALAAGLAWLLWFWEPVPAPGYQHRPLALAAPPTGGDFRLTAGGETLDLKDLRGQVVLIYFGYTWCPDICPTNLAFIAAALKALTPEELARVQVLFISVDPQRDDPRRLAQYAGYFHPRIRGVTGSADQVAAAARRYGAAYRRVEQSDSAMGYLVDHSAYTYLVDPRGTLVQTLDHATPPPVITAAIRKLLDAG, encoded by the coding sequence ATGAAACGCACCCTGCTCACCCTGGCCGTCCTCGCCCTCGCGGCGGGCCTCGCCTGGCTCCTGTGGTTCTGGGAGCCGGTCCCCGCGCCCGGCTACCAACATCGCCCCCTGGCACTGGCCGCCCCGCCCACCGGCGGCGATTTCCGGCTCACGGCCGGCGGCGAAACCCTGGATCTGAAAGACCTGCGCGGCCAGGTGGTACTGATCTATTTCGGCTACACCTGGTGCCCGGACATCTGCCCCACCAATCTGGCCTTCATTGCCGCCGCTCTCAAGGCCCTGACCCCCGAAGAACTGGCCCGCGTCCAGGTCCTGTTCATCAGTGTCGACCCGCAACGCGACGACCCCCGGCGGCTGGCCCAGTACGCCGGCTATTTCCACCCCAGGATCCGCGGCGTCACCGGCAGCGCGGACCAGGTCGCTGCTGCCGCGCGGCGCTACGGGGCGGCCTACCGGCGGGTCGAACAATCCGACTCGGCGATGGGGTATCTGGTCGACCACTCGGCCTACACCTATCTGGTCGACCCCCGCGGCACCCTGGTGCAGACCCTCGACCACGCCACCCCGCCCCCGGTCATCACCGCGGCTATCCGTAAACTACTCGACGCCGGCTAG